A stretch of the Lolium perenne isolate Kyuss_39 chromosome 3, Kyuss_2.0, whole genome shotgun sequence genome encodes the following:
- the LOC127344755 gene encoding protein NUCLEAR FUSION DEFECTIVE 4, whose product MSSPSSAHWLSLVGSIWLQTINGPNADFPVYSSQLKELKGISQVQLNFLAFASDAGKLFGWFSGVAALHVPLWLVAFVGAAFGLVGYGVQYLFLDSVGLRFWHLFLLTALAGNGICWINTVCYLLCIGNFASRSRVAVSLATSYLGLSAKVYTSLAETMPRLADSKAKAYLLLNAVVPMIVTVAVAPTLRLFDLKGESMSTTDTALLVMFAITLATGACAVVGSIGSTASGLSSSEHMVSLSVLLAIPVLIPVALRVRESMNKIWEAKRENRIHDLGSDDAVVVIQMTDVITTKEEDTAAAEKPQEEVGGLQLLKKPDFWLYFFSYMFSGTLGLVFLNNLGQIAESRGLEQTSTLVSLSSSFGFFGRLLPSFMDYYSAKSGHSISRTASMASLMAPMAGAFFLLLNPGNFFLYASTAIIGTCTGAITSVAVSATSELFGSKNFGVNHNILVSNIPVGSLCFGYFAAFLYQREAAARGGATCSGASCYRETFTIWGATCVVGTLLCVVLYLRSRSFAGRLPVRLANLLGARQKA is encoded by the exons ATGTCTTCTCCTTCCTCGGCCCACTGGCTGAGCCTCGTGGGCAGCATCTGGCTGCAGACCATCAACGGCCCCAACGCCGACTTCCCCGTCTACTCGTCGCAGCTCAAGGAGCTCAAGGGCATCTCCCAGGTGCAGCTCAACTTCCTGGCCTTCGCCTCCGACGCCGGCAAGCTCTTCGGCTGGTTCTCGGGCGTCGCCGCGCTGCACGTGCCGCTCTGGCTCGTCGCCTTCGTCGGCGCCGCCTTCGGCCTCGTCGGGTACGGCGTGCAGTACCTCTTCCTCGACAGCGTCGGCCTCCGCTTCTGGCACCTCTTCCTGCTCACCGCCCTCGCCGGGAACGGCATCTGCTGGATCAACACCGTCTGCTACCTCCTCTGCATCGGCAACTTCGCGTCCAGGAGCCGCGTCGCCGTCAGCCTCGCCACCAGCTACCTCGGCCTCAGCGCCAAGGTCTACACCAGCCTCGCCGAGACCATGCCCCGCCTGGCCGACTCCAAGGCCAAGGCCTACCTGCTCCTCAATGCCGTCGTGCCCATGATCGTCACCGTGGCCGTGGCGCCCACCCTCAGGCTCTTCGACCTCAAGGGCGAGTCGATGTCGACCACCGACACCGCATTGCTCGTCATGTTCGCCATCACGCTCGCCACGGGAGCGTGCGCCGTCGTCGGCAGCATCGGGTCCACGGCCAGCGGGCTGTCGTCCAGCGAGCACATGGTCAGCCTCAGCGTGCTGCTGGCCATTCCCGTGCTCATCCCGGTCGCGCTCAGGGTCCGGGAGAGCATGAACAAGATATGGGAGGCCAAGCGGGAGAACAGGATCCACGATCTTGGCAGCGACGACGCCGTGGTCGTCATCCAGATGACGGACGTCATAACCACCAAGGAGGAAGATACCGCGGCGGCGGAGAAGCCCCAGGAGGAGGTCGGGGGGCTGCAGCTGCTCAAGAAACCGGACTTCTGGCTCTACTTCTTCAGCTACATGTTCAGTGGCACCCTGGGTCTCGTCTTCTTGAACAATCTGGGGCAGATTGCCGAGTCGCGAGGTCTCGAGCAGACTTCAACTCTAGTCTCCCTGTCGTCTTCGTTTGGATTCTTCGGTCGCCTCCTTCCGTCTTTCATGGACTATTACTCTGCAAA AAGCGGCCACTCCATATCAAGAACTGCGTCCATGGCATCGCTGATggcgcccatggccggcgccttcTTCCTGCTGCTGAACCCTGGAAACTTCTTCCTGTACGCGAGCACCGCCATCATCGGGACGTGCACGGGGGCGATCACGTCGGTGGCCGTGTCGGCGACGAGCGAGCTGTTCGGCAGCAAGAACTTCGGCGTCAACCACAACATCCTGGTGTCCAACATCCCCGTCGGCTCCCTCTGCTTCGGCTACTTCGCGGCGTTCCTGTACCAGCGCGAGGCTGCCGCGCGCGGGGGCGCCACCTGCTCCGGCGCCAGCTGCTACCGGGAGACCTTCACCATCTGGGGCGCCACCTGCGTGGTCGGCACGCTGCTCTGCGTCGTGCTCTACCTGCGGTCGCGTAGCTTCGCCGGGAGGCTGCCGGTGAGGTTAGCTAACTTGCTAGGTGCTAGACAGAAGGCTTAA